A genomic stretch from Elusimicrobiota bacterium includes:
- a CDS encoding flagellar hook-length control protein FliK, whose protein sequence is MIVPSVAGPGPLEGGPKSSPGSASEGERFSIHLYKEVDRFDPNRKPPSQESPSISTKSERKEKPFSPHGAQRKLTSSPSLKDDRPLPLTKEALPYDQRTGTEGSLLDSGENEENVDSLASPPVHGEDLHANETEGVEVVPVLLPEVVLQGEEERPEPDAPSDSGSETTEDFRSGETSTKGDPVSPFLFPSLVPPVPHQKSEVVVPLQPALSKEKSLGSLSPMADGGPSLNLEDTHEKRVEVSSEGKAGSPLPLKPQEVPPSKREAVAPSSEGPTPEAKTIPRAIPVVANRPSGLTQEEKGNSEFQDQLEGKDRRELPSSLRSGPSFSLAVPEGKPVDTLIPKGMNSTEEALSPAASVLNGLGRSGGVVPHMGGQSPGFPSVEGSKTNAALSAPPPAPPEFKPSPIDLARQIHVTLESGRSLVRLDLKPDHLGELHIALEAKGKDVSMQFRVDNDTARQVVVSGLRELSGTLTTLGWSVNDLAVNVSSGGVGNGRGDGGHSDMGSSSHNSNVLVDETGITETERAPGAWRVDLVA, encoded by the coding sequence ATGATTGTTCCGTCTGTCGCAGGGCCTGGACCCCTTGAGGGAGGGCCAAAAAGTTCGCCGGGATCGGCGAGTGAGGGTGAGCGTTTCTCAATTCATTTATATAAGGAAGTCGACCGTTTCGATCCAAACCGGAAGCCTCCTTCTCAAGAGAGCCCCTCGATTTCTACGAAATCGGAAAGAAAGGAAAAGCCGTTTTCTCCCCATGGAGCGCAGCGGAAGTTAACTTCTTCTCCGTCTCTAAAGGACGATCGTCCTCTCCCTCTGACAAAAGAGGCTCTCCCTTACGACCAGCGTACGGGAACGGAGGGGAGCCTCCTGGATTCGGGTGAAAACGAAGAGAATGTTGATTCTCTCGCTTCCCCACCTGTCCATGGAGAAGACCTTCACGCGAATGAAACAGAGGGAGTGGAGGTTGTCCCGGTCCTTCTTCCCGAGGTGGTTTTGCAGGGGGAAGAAGAGAGGCCCGAACCGGATGCCCCCAGTGATTCCGGTTCTGAAACGACGGAGGATTTTCGTTCGGGTGAGACGAGCACGAAAGGAGATCCTGTTTCCCCGTTTCTATTTCCCTCCCTGGTTCCCCCCGTTCCCCATCAAAAGTCCGAAGTCGTTGTGCCTCTTCAACCCGCACTCTCCAAGGAAAAGTCCCTGGGATCCTTGTCCCCCATGGCGGATGGGGGGCCTTCCCTAAACCTTGAAGACACCCATGAAAAAAGAGTGGAGGTTTCTTCGGAAGGGAAGGCGGGTTCACCTCTCCCTTTAAAACCTCAAGAGGTTCCGCCCTCGAAACGCGAAGCGGTGGCCCCGTCTTCAGAAGGGCCAACTCCTGAAGCCAAAACAATACCACGGGCCATTCCTGTGGTAGCGAATAGGCCTTCGGGACTCACCCAGGAGGAGAAAGGAAATTCCGAGTTCCAAGATCAATTGGAGGGAAAAGATCGTCGCGAACTCCCGTCCTCTCTTCGGTCTGGCCCCTCTTTTTCCCTCGCCGTGCCGGAAGGAAAACCGGTGGACACGTTGATTCCGAAAGGGATGAACTCTACGGAAGAGGCCCTGTCTCCGGCGGCTTCGGTCCTGAATGGGTTGGGTCGGAGTGGTGGGGTTGTTCCCCATATGGGGGGGCAATCCCCTGGGTTCCCCTCTGTGGAGGGATCCAAAACCAACGCCGCTCTTTCCGCTCCTCCTCCGGCCCCACCCGAATTCAAACCGTCGCCCATCGATTTGGCACGGCAAATTCATGTGACCTTGGAATCCGGCCGTTCTTTGGTGCGTCTCGATCTCAAGCCAGACCATTTAGGTGAACTTCATATCGCCCTTGAAGCCAAAGGAAAAGATGTGTCCATGCAATTCCGGGTGGACAACGATACCGCCCGCCAGGTCGTGGTTTCCGGGTTGCGCGAGCTTTCCGGGACGTTGACGACCCTGGGGTGGAGTGTCAATGATCTTGCGGTTAACGTTTCTTCCGGGGGGGTGGGAAACGGGCGCGGGGACGGAGGACATTCCGACATGGGGTCCTCTTCGCACAATTCCAACGTCTTAGTGGACGAAACGGGGATAACCGAAACAGAAAGAGCGCCTGGGGCCTGGCGCGTTGATTTAGTCGCGTAA
- a CDS encoding flagellar FliJ family protein, with amino-acid sequence MKKFRFRLETPLRLRRRKEDKVAQELARAHAECIAARLDLERLEKEREVWAVPPVLDGSGTLDLTRDQCRRDYVEHMEFRIQASKEIVRRLAHEVSVREGALRIAVRDRQILERLKEIRKKSHREDMRALEMKRMDFAASAVFRRSTQ; translated from the coding sequence GTGAAAAAGTTTCGGTTTCGACTGGAAACCCCGCTTCGTCTTCGGCGTCGAAAAGAGGACAAAGTTGCCCAGGAACTGGCGCGGGCCCACGCCGAATGTATCGCGGCTCGCTTGGATTTAGAGCGTCTTGAAAAAGAGCGAGAGGTTTGGGCCGTGCCTCCCGTCCTGGATGGGTCGGGCACCCTTGATTTGACCCGGGATCAATGTCGGCGGGATTACGTGGAGCATATGGAATTTCGAATCCAGGCCTCTAAGGAAATTGTCCGACGTTTGGCTCATGAGGTGTCTGTTCGTGAAGGCGCGCTTCGAATCGCTGTGCGGGACCGTCAAATACTTGAACGTCTCAAGGAAATCAGAAAAAAATCCCATCGGGAGGACATGAGAGCTTTGGAGATGAAACGAATGGATTTTGCAGCGTCCGCCGTTTTCCGGAGGTCTACCCAATGA
- a CDS encoding FliI/YscN family ATPase, with the protein MNFAKYDDVVERVPLARHVGRLTRVSGGILEGVGPAVSLGEICRVWERRGHRFFWAETVGFRDETILFAPLTEVDGLGPGSLWMNGIGSVSMPVGDALLGRVVDHRGMPLDDQGPLRLTERRPLRATPPEPMRRRRIQTPLVTGVRALDGVLTCGRGQRIGLFAGGGVGKSSLLGMIARSTKADVNVISLVGERGREVRDFVEKDLGDVGLARSVVVVATSDQTPMARLHAALGATAAAEHFAAEGKDVLLMMDSVTRLAMAGRELGLALGEPPTTKGYTPSVFAFLPRLLERAGLFETGSITGFYTVLVEADDMDEPVADALRSLLDGHVVLSRRLASQGHYPAVDVLESLSRLMPDVTGAEQQKAAGQLREVLATHREAEDLIRVGAYAKGSDAKIDYAVGHLDRVNGFLRQEVSAGSTFEQTQRQLMSLFAERKPA; encoded by the coding sequence ATGAATTTTGCCAAGTATGACGATGTGGTCGAACGGGTGCCCCTCGCGCGCCACGTGGGACGGCTCACCCGCGTCTCGGGGGGAATACTGGAAGGGGTGGGGCCCGCGGTGTCTTTGGGAGAAATTTGTCGGGTCTGGGAACGACGGGGGCATCGTTTTTTTTGGGCGGAAACAGTGGGGTTTCGAGATGAGACGATTTTGTTCGCTCCGTTGACAGAAGTGGATGGGTTAGGGCCCGGAAGCCTTTGGATGAACGGGATCGGTTCTGTCTCGATGCCGGTGGGGGACGCCTTATTGGGTCGTGTGGTGGATCATCGGGGCATGCCTCTCGATGACCAGGGGCCCCTCCGCCTCACCGAACGACGCCCCTTGCGGGCGACACCTCCCGAACCTATGCGCCGTCGGCGCATCCAAACGCCGTTGGTCACGGGAGTTCGCGCGCTGGATGGGGTGTTGACCTGCGGGCGGGGGCAACGTATTGGTTTGTTCGCGGGGGGAGGGGTTGGAAAAAGTTCACTTTTGGGGATGATCGCTCGATCCACCAAAGCGGATGTCAACGTGATTTCGTTGGTGGGCGAACGGGGCCGGGAAGTTCGCGATTTTGTTGAAAAAGATTTGGGAGATGTGGGGTTGGCTCGATCGGTCGTGGTGGTGGCCACTTCGGACCAAACGCCCATGGCGCGACTTCACGCCGCTCTGGGGGCCACGGCGGCGGCGGAACATTTTGCCGCGGAAGGGAAAGACGTTTTGCTCATGATGGATTCGGTCACGCGACTGGCCATGGCCGGCCGTGAATTGGGGTTGGCGTTGGGCGAACCGCCAACAACCAAAGGGTACACCCCCTCTGTGTTCGCATTTCTTCCCCGCCTATTGGAACGGGCGGGCCTTTTTGAAACCGGGAGTATCACGGGGTTCTACACGGTTTTGGTTGAGGCCGATGATATGGACGAACCCGTGGCCGATGCGCTCCGATCGTTATTGGATGGGCACGTGGTCCTTTCCCGTCGGCTGGCAAGCCAAGGTCACTATCCGGCTGTGGACGTGCTGGAATCTCTCAGTCGACTTATGCCCGATGTCACGGGTGCCGAACAACAAAAAGCCGCCGGTCAATTGCGGGAGGTCCTGGCCACGCACCGCGAAGCGGAGGACCTTATTCGCGTGGGAGCCTACGCGAAGGGGAGTGACGCTAAAATCGATTACGCGGTGGGTCATTTGGACCGTGTCAACGGGTTTCTTCGCCAAGAGGTCTCCGCGGGATCAACGTTTGAGCAAACCCAACGCCAACTGATGTCCCTCTTTGCGGAACGGAAACCCGCGTGA
- the fliF gene encoding flagellar M-ring protein FliF — protein MESLIRLKDLFFSLPVGRKAMVLIFAAAVSGAVYALSLPMRGLDQTPLYARLSPIDAAQVVEKLRNDGVDYRLTNGGRTVNVPSRMVDELRLKLSQEGLPKGEGEGLEILEKSPLGMSDFSQKVGYQRAIQGELARTIGALENVHAARVHLVFPEESPFLDSQDGARASVVLTLKAGASIDQRQLSGIVHLVAGGVKDLKPENVSILDSHGRLLAGGRSSDGVYSHGNELLDLQRDAERYLEQKTTSLLDGFLGPGKAIVRTRVEMDDRIVREKTETYDPNTPLRSEQQTSVPRTGPSFVKNYEVGRSVKEIVASPGAIRRLYVSVVIDGTNKEDPATPGARTYVARSEEEMNAIGLLVKQTVGFSEDREDQFEIKNVAFDTAQRDKMVEEAAAQEEVLKKERTRQTLMLAIGRGGSALAIVMVLILFMKFLKAAGASTNNAPPNTNDTALLAAPVLAAATPPPPASTGGAEGGVPSPKELPTLNSSQAQAALLDAARKDPAGVARVMQKKFAGRASA, from the coding sequence GTGGAATCCTTGATTCGACTGAAAGACCTTTTTTTCTCCTTGCCCGTCGGCCGCAAAGCCATGGTGTTGATCTTTGCGGCGGCGGTCTCTGGCGCCGTCTACGCCTTGTCCCTCCCCATGCGGGGACTGGACCAGACACCGCTCTACGCCCGCCTCAGCCCCATCGATGCCGCCCAGGTGGTGGAAAAATTGAGGAACGACGGGGTGGATTATCGTCTGACGAACGGAGGCCGAACGGTGAATGTGCCTTCCCGGATGGTGGATGAGCTTCGATTAAAACTTTCCCAAGAAGGTCTTCCCAAGGGAGAAGGGGAGGGGTTGGAAATTCTTGAAAAATCCCCCCTCGGGATGAGCGATTTTTCCCAAAAAGTGGGTTACCAGCGTGCGATTCAGGGTGAATTGGCTCGAACCATTGGAGCCCTCGAAAACGTCCATGCCGCTCGGGTCCACCTGGTGTTTCCGGAAGAATCTCCGTTTCTCGATAGCCAGGACGGGGCCCGCGCTTCGGTGGTCTTGACCTTGAAAGCGGGGGCCTCCATCGACCAGCGGCAATTGAGTGGGATTGTCCATTTGGTGGCGGGTGGCGTGAAAGATCTTAAACCAGAAAACGTTTCTATCTTGGATTCCCATGGACGATTGTTGGCTGGGGGACGATCCTCGGATGGGGTTTACAGTCATGGCAACGAACTGCTGGACCTCCAACGAGACGCGGAACGGTATTTGGAACAAAAGACCACGAGCCTGTTGGACGGTTTTCTGGGGCCCGGGAAAGCCATTGTGCGAACGCGCGTTGAAATGGACGATCGGATTGTTCGCGAAAAAACAGAGACCTATGACCCGAACACGCCATTGCGAAGTGAGCAACAAACCAGCGTGCCTCGAACGGGTCCCTCGTTCGTTAAAAATTATGAAGTGGGCCGTTCGGTGAAGGAGATTGTGGCCAGCCCCGGGGCCATTCGGCGCCTTTACGTCTCGGTCGTCATTGATGGAACGAATAAGGAAGATCCCGCCACCCCCGGTGCCCGAACCTACGTGGCGCGTTCCGAAGAAGAAATGAACGCCATCGGTCTCTTGGTGAAACAAACCGTGGGGTTTAGTGAGGATCGAGAAGACCAATTTGAAATCAAAAATGTTGCGTTTGATACCGCCCAGCGAGACAAAATGGTTGAGGAAGCGGCCGCGCAGGAAGAGGTTCTGAAAAAGGAAAGGACCCGACAAACCCTTATGCTGGCCATCGGACGCGGCGGTTCGGCCCTGGCGATTGTCATGGTGCTGATTCTCTTTATGAAGTTTCTCAAGGCGGCGGGGGCTTCAACAAATAACGCGCCACCCAACACCAACGATACCGCACTTCTTGCAGCACCGGTTTTGGCCGCGGCAACTCCCCCCCCTCCCGCGTCAACGGGAGGGGCCGAAGGAGGGGTCCCCTCTCCCAAAGAATTGCCTACCCTAAATTCATCTCAGGCTCAAGCGGCACTTCTGGACGCGGCCCGCAAGGATCCCGCGGGGGTGGCCCGGGTGATGCAAAAGAAATTCGCCGGGAGGGCTTCGGCATGA
- the fliE gene encoding flagellar hook-basal body complex protein FliE: MAVLGGLGSVGTTGPLSGGGGFGAAGGAGPHKNFGEVLTQAIERADNTMVNANTAVNDLVSGKAVSSHEVMIQLEEANLALQWTVQLRNRALEAYQEIMRMPL, translated from the coding sequence ATGGCCGTGCTCGGGGGATTGGGGAGTGTCGGGACCACCGGTCCCTTAAGCGGTGGGGGTGGGTTTGGTGCGGCGGGTGGAGCCGGGCCCCATAAAAATTTCGGAGAGGTTTTGACCCAAGCCATTGAGCGGGCGGACAACACCATGGTGAACGCCAACACGGCTGTCAACGATTTGGTTTCTGGAAAAGCGGTCAGTTCCCATGAAGTCATGATTCAATTAGAGGAGGCGAATTTGGCTCTCCAGTGGACGGTTCAATTGCGTAACCGGGCCCTGGAGGCGTACCAAGAAATTATGCGCATGCCGTTGTAA
- the flgC gene encoding flagellar basal body rod protein FlgC, with product MGAFDGLTISGSGMTAHRAWMETAASNVANANTTRTAAGGPYQRKTVVFEETLRAAEIGAAQAPSGVNVTAGVPDPTPFPRLYDPSHPDADPQGYVRLPNVDPVREMVDLTAATRGYEANVSAFGATKSMLLKSLEIGK from the coding sequence ATGGGCGCGTTTGACGGTTTGACTATTAGCGGGTCGGGGATGACCGCCCATCGGGCGTGGATGGAAACGGCCGCGTCGAACGTCGCCAATGCCAACACCACGCGTACCGCCGCGGGAGGCCCTTACCAACGAAAGACGGTGGTTTTTGAAGAAACCTTGCGGGCCGCTGAAATTGGAGCGGCTCAGGCCCCCTCCGGAGTGAACGTCACGGCTGGGGTTCCAGATCCCACCCCGTTCCCGCGCCTCTACGACCCTTCTCATCCCGACGCGGACCCACAGGGTTACGTAAGGCTTCCCAATGTGGATCCCGTGCGCGAAATGGTGGACCTCACCGCCGCCACGCGTGGTTACGAAGCCAATGTCTCCGCTTTTGGGGCCACGAAAAGCATGCTATTAAAATCCTTGGAAATTGGGAAATGA
- a CDS encoding hemerythrin family protein: protein MTNPHSWRSEFNLGVDMMDRHHREMVSLCDAVADRANTQGGVPQAVNLLAELVGYVGMHCEAEEELMRRFCYPGRMDHQDRHHEMGVLLKSWEDRARRQKQAINTAFLLRLSQWVESHILGSDRGFSRFLLDHVGADPTALPRRRKAIDVNESRCSVGKSTVAFQSTSCDRFAQTQTSRGRFNRFVAGVIDF, encoded by the coding sequence TTGACCAATCCCCACAGCTGGCGATCTGAATTTAATTTGGGCGTGGACATGATGGATCGGCATCACCGTGAGATGGTGAGTCTTTGTGACGCGGTGGCAGACCGAGCAAACACCCAGGGAGGAGTTCCCCAGGCGGTGAACCTTTTAGCCGAACTGGTCGGGTACGTGGGGATGCACTGCGAAGCGGAAGAGGAATTGATGCGGCGATTTTGTTACCCAGGGAGAATGGATCACCAGGATCGACACCATGAGATGGGAGTCCTTTTAAAATCCTGGGAAGATCGGGCGCGGCGACAGAAACAGGCGATCAATACCGCCTTTCTGCTTCGTCTAAGCCAATGGGTGGAAAGTCACATTCTGGGGTCGGATCGGGGCTTTTCTCGTTTTCTTTTGGATCACGTGGGGGCAGACCCTACGGCTCTGCCGCGAAGAAGGAAGGCGATTGACGTGAACGAATCCCGGTGTTCAGTGGGGAAGTCGACCGTAGCGTTTCAGTCGACTTCGTGTGACCGTTTCGCTCAAACCCAAACGAGTCGCGGCCGTTTCAATCGATTCGTTGCAGGTGTCATAGACTTTTAA